A genomic region of Arachis stenosperma cultivar V10309 chromosome 9, arast.V10309.gnm1.PFL2, whole genome shotgun sequence contains the following coding sequences:
- the LOC130951091 gene encoding transcription factor NAI1-like, with translation MEESGENWPSDSDLEMGDDNNNDYCYDDEEELGCDEEIQYFAEEALDPIMDETQRKKKQRELEERLLALSATIPSSGFKNNKMDDRSILDNASNYVKQLQQRVRELEQEVGGGSNSNKGSTSYNNEEVNSYNSNNNCDEFYYGEGGGNNINLPEVKVRVLQNEVLIIIHCEKQKGLMLKILTKLENLHLLVLNNSVLPFGKSTQDITIVAQMGDRYNMTVKELVKTLRLTILTQ, from the exons ATGGAGGAGTCAGGGGAAAATTGGCCTTCGGATTCTGATTTG GAAATGGGTGATGACAATAATAATGATTATTgttatgatgatgaagaagaattGGGTTGTGATGAAGAGATTCAATATTTTGCTGAAGAAGCTTTAGATCCTATTATGGATGAGACTCAAAGGAAGAAGAAACAAAGGGAACTTGAAGAGAGATTGCTTGCACTTTCAGCCACCATACCCAGTAGTGGCTTCAAGAATAACAAg ATGGACGATAGATCAATCCTTGACAATGCTAGCAACTACGTGAAACAACTCCAACAACGTGTGAGGGAGCTAGAACAAGAAGTTGGTGGTGGATCCAACAGTAACAAAGGTTCCACGTCTTATAATAACGAAGAAGTAAACTCttataatagtaataataattgtgaTGAATTCTattatggagaaggtggtgGCAATAATATTAATCTTCCTGAGGTCAAAGTAAGAGTGTTGCAAAACGAAGTGCTCATCATAATCCATTGTGAGAAACAaaagggtttgatgctcaaaaTTCTAACAAAGCTTGAGAATCTTCATCTTTTGGTTCTCAATAACAGTGTCTTGCCATTTGGGAAGTCAACCCAAGACATAACCATTGTTGCTCAG ATGGGAGATAGATACAACATGACAGTGAAGGAATTAGTGAAAACCCTGAGATTAACTATCTTGACACAATAG